The Candidatus Poribacteria bacterium genomic sequence CCCTTATCACCCCTTGCCGTTCACTTTCAAGGGTTGCTATTCTGTTCCTTATCTCTTGCTGATTCATTGGAAGCCTCCATTAATCGCTAATTACAGCGATTCGGGTATCGTTGCGATCGCGAAGGGTATCATAAAGTCCGTCCGCGGCGAGCAGTGTCAAGTGAGCAATTTCACCACCGAACCGCCGAACATACCGCTTTGCAACTTCACGCGATATAATCTTTATATCCTTGCCTTTATGCCTAACAATCCGCATTCTGTGAGTCCTCCAGTGTGGTGAGCGTGTCCTCTATGTTCTCAATGTTGCCGTTAATAATATCGTCAATAAAAGACGCTAAAACCGCTTTGTCTATGTGGACGCGTAGGCAATCCCGCAAAGCAGCACCCAACGTAACCAGTAGGTCGGTGTCCTGATTGAACTTTGCTTCTTTGTGCTGTTTGGCTTCCGCTTGCGAGTGTCCGAGTTTTTGATAGTCCTGTAGAGACGGCAAATAAGCCCTGACGATTTGCATAACTTTTTCTTGCGTCTCATAGGTAGACCGCAATTCTTTGCTTTCGTAAAAATAACCCATTTTTTATCCTTCCGGTAGTGGACGCGCCGAGCGGCGCGCCCTATTTGTGTGTTAGTGTGTATCCTGTTTATACATGCCCAGCAGCGCGTGCATGACACCAAAAGCCTCGTTATAGTGTTCCCAAAACTCCTTTGTGTCGGTGGGGTCATCATATTCTTGGTCGAACTCAATACCCCATAGGAAATCAAGGGCTTGCTGTGCTTTTTTCAGAAAAGCCTTTCGCTCGGTTTTCTGCTCCGTGTACGCGTCTTTGTAGATTAAGCAACGCGAACAGAATTCGCCACGATCCGCGTGTCCTGATTGCACCCAGTAGTGGTAACAACTATCATCGCGTCCTGTGATCACAATAAACCGCGTCGCGCCCTTCTCGGTTCGGTAAACACGCCATGCAAGCGGTTTGTGAATAAATGTCAGTTTCCTGCCCCACTGCCGCGTAACAGGCGACAACCCAAGCGATTTCGCGTGTCTGTCTGCCTGTATCTTTGCAGCATGTAAGGACGGATTTTTACCTTTAACCTCTTTCAGAGGGACGGAAGGGTGCAGAACACCCTTTTCGTCTTTATCATAAATTCGGATATACATTGTTCCTCCTAATACTCGTCCGCCAACATCACCATCAGCACCCGATACGCGTTTAAGCGATCCTCTGTGCCGAATTCCATGTTCGCGTCCTCGTAATAGTCGATCTTCCAGTAAATTTTTGGCAGGTTCGGCAACTCAATCACCCCGAAATCATGTTCGCCGTAGGGGTCATCTTCGGGATCAAAAGTGTCGTAATTCCGAACTGCCAACAAAACCGCCATCAGCGCGTCGGGGGGCAGGCTATGCACACCTTGTGTCACCGAACACCGACCACCCTTGTTATTGATGTCGGGGTTGGTTAGAACCTCTTTTCTAAAAGCATCGTTTCGGGTTTGTATCCGCTGCGCTGCACAGCGCGAACAGAAACAATTAAAAGCATGTCGCATAAGATAACGGGACGCGTTACCGCGCCCCGTGTGTCCTCCGTGTTGTGTCCTTCGTTGTTAGGAACGCTCCAGCACAACCAAGCGGCGCGCTCCTGCTATCGTTCTATATTTACGGGTGGAATAGGTGCTGCACACCTCACACCATGCACCATCTGCCTTAAAATCGAGTTCCTTCGCCCGCTGGTGTGCCTTGCGTTTCGCTGTGTCCATCTTCACACCCTTTAACAATATTGTGTCCTGTGTCTTTACGCCGTTATTGAATATATCAAAAGCGTAAATTTCAATTGTCACGTGATACGGTTCTGTGTCATACGCCCGATTTGAAACATCAGCAGGTAGCATAAAATAACGGGACGCGTCACCGCGCCCCGTCCTCCGTGTTGTGTCCTGTGTGTTAGTCGTCTTCGCGGTGGACACATCGGCGCGCCCGTTTCCGTAGGTGTTCCACACGGGCGCGGCGTGTCCTGTGTAATTCATACCGCGATAAGACAACGCCTGTCGTGAGCATGAAAAAGATCGCCAAAAGTAAGTAAGTCAAAACAAATCTCCTTTGTGTCGTGTGTGTTAGAAAAGTGTCGGCTGCGCCTCTGTATCGCCAAAAAATGTAAGTTGCCCTGTTTTGGTCTGTGTCTCCGCTGGAGTGGCGCGATCACGAGGATCGGACACCTCCGCGGGCAATTCCGTTGCTTTCGGGAGTTCACAATCTTGCAAGATTTCCGCCTCTGACACCGTGATAATCTCTTCTCCGATGCGTGCCGCGTCCTCTGAACACAAACGCAACGTCACGGCGTGTCCAAACGGATAAAAATTCGGGTCGGTCTCGGTCTCGATGCGTTCACCAGAAACAACAATAAACTCATCAACATCGACTTCAAGAACAATCAATTCTTTCATCGTGAAATCGGGGCGACTCGCGCCGCCCCGCCCTCGTGTGTCCTGTGTCCTGTTCATTTCCGCGTTGGATAGAATTTGTGTTGCCGTAGTGCCTTGAAATCGCCGACACCTTGATAATAACAATCCAGCGTGATGCACATATCCGTTACATCTGATGCGAATTGAATTTCGGCTTCCAGTGTTTTAGAAATCGGCGCGAGATAGGTTTTTCCTTCGTGTCCTGTCTCTAAATTCACAACAACCTTTTTCAACGCATAGGCAATGCCGTTGCGTATGAATTCGCGTTTCATTGTGAATAAGGGACGCGTCGCCGCGCCCCTGCCTCATTGTCAGATTAGATTTTCTTCCTTCAGAGAAACAAATATCCCGTCTCCGATGATGATGTGATCCAAAACCTTGATGCCGATCTGGTTGCCCGCCTCGATGAGCTGCTTCGTTGCCCTGATGTCCTCTTGGCTCGGCTGTGGGTCGCCTGATGGGTGGTTATGGACAAGCACGATCGAATTCGCGCTCTCCTCAATGGCAAATCTAAAGATTTCGCGCGGGTGGAATACGCTGGCGTTAAGCGTGCCTTCAAAAACTTGAGAGTCGGCAATCATCTTGCCCCACTTCAGATCGCCCGCTATATCGCCCGCTTTGCCTGTGCTGGTCACGCCCCCCTTTGTGTCAAGTGCGAGAACAACGACAACCTCTTTCTGAAGATACCTTAATTTGGACATCATCAGATCGGCAACATCGGCAGGCGATGTGATCTTCTCCTTCGTGGCGTGGAACCGCGCAAGGCGTTTCGCTAACTCCAACGCCGCGATAACCTTCTCGGCGCGTGATTTGCCGATCCCTGCGATCTTCTGCATCTGCTTGGGTGTGCTGCCTGCCATGCGTGCAAGGTTGCCCTCATAGGCGTTTAGCATATCTTCAGCGATAGATAACGGCGCGCCGCTGACCTTCGCAAAGAGTTCTTGATCGGTGTAATGCTCAACTGGGCGCGTCGTGAGAGTGCCAACCGCTTCGCGAAGTTGCTTTTTGCCAAGTTCGCGATCGCTCTTGATTTGCTCCTTCTCGGCTGCCTGTGTGTTCGAGTCGTCCAGTTCGCCGTTAACTTCGTCAACAAACCAATCTGGCGCGATCGGCTCAAAAGTCCGATCTCTATAAACTGCACGCTCCAAGTCCTCAAAGTCGATCAGTCCGTTCAAGTCATCAGAAACACCACCGAAATGCACGCTGATCTGCTCGTGTTCCGCGCCTGTTTCCTCGTCAATCTCCGAATAGCCCGAAAACTTGACGATCTCAACTTGTCGCTGGGTTTGTGTGTCAAATAAGATGTGTCCAATATCAAAATCGCCTACGCCGTTTCTAAAGCGTTCTTGCGATAGTTCTATCGTCATGATATAATATCCTCTGTAGTGAACCCACTACGTTAAGGATAGGCGCGGGGTGCTTTCCCGCGCCTGTCCGTTTAAGAAATCGGTTTAAAAGGTTCGACAAAATCTTCGTGAAACTCCATCAAGTCCATAATGCCGAATTCGTCTAAATACTCAACCTCTACGACATCATCATAAACCTCTTGCACAACGCCTGTGACTTGGAAGCCGTTTTCATTGACAGCCACCGCGTCCCCGCTGGCGAAGCCTTTTTCTCGTGATCGTGATGTGTTCATGGGTCAATCTCCCTTAAGCGATATAGCCCGCTTGTTGCTCATCTACAAGCCCGCCAAGTGGGTTACTGCTCCCTGTGCTTGCCAAGCCTCTGGCGCGGTATTCTGCGACCGCTACGCCTTCAATTTCTGCCATTAGTTGAAACGCCTCGTTCTCTCCAATGCCCGCACCTGATAGAACGGGATCAAAAGCATCAACAAAACGCGTCAATTCTTGGTCGTCCATTGCCCTTACTCTCGCTTTGATGTCCATGTAATACCTCCATAAAGAAACGCGCCCCGAAGGACGCGTCGATCTGATTGATTACTTTCGCTTATCTACATGGTAAGCAACGATAAAAAGCACGATACACCCCAGTGAAGAACCACCGAGCAATAAAGCACTCCCACCGCTCAACATACGCACATTTGGGATCACCTCATACCCGTAGCCCGTCAATGCCGAAGCAAGACACGCACAGGCAAGGATCACGCCGAATAACATTCGCTTATAGGTCATGATATTGTCTCCATAAAAAAACGCGCCCCGAAGGACGCGTCCCGTAATCCACTTATTCCCTTATTTTATCTATTTTGCCCAGCGTTGGCGCGTGGGCGTTCTGCTGTGTTTATTATATCATATCCCAAGTAAAATGTCAAGTATTTTTTTATCGTTTCGTTAATAAAATCGG encodes the following:
- a CDS encoding DUF3768 domain-containing protein, which codes for MRHAFNCFCSRCAAQRIQTRNDAFRKEVLTNPDINNKGGRCSVTQGVHSLPPDALMAVLLAVRNYDTFDPEDDPYGEHDFGVIELPNLPKIYWKIDYYEDANMEFGTEDRLNAYRVLMVMLADEY